One Stigmatopora nigra isolate UIUO_SnigA chromosome 1, RoL_Snig_1.1, whole genome shotgun sequence DNA segment encodes these proteins:
- the LOC144204940 gene encoding H-2 class I histocompatibility antigen, K-Q alpha chain-like, with protein MLKMAALFVVAVHIQSVQPVIHTLQHNKWVSSQIPNSPEYSGVIYVDGVQITHYNSKSRTFRPKHDWVNKITDQEPNYWSSKTYICIDNQEAAKVDFKIANENFNQGGRVHTFQIMSGCQWNNETDKVDGWQRYAYDGKDISSLDLSEGRRLTLKKEAPISKESWEQSYVQNEKIYYMEICPYYLKMHVNNGKEFLMRTVLPRLSLLQKTPRSPVSCHATGFYPKDAVLFWTKDGKQISEGVVRKKTLPNHDGTYQAIAHLRARDPSALYECVFRLAGVPDNISVPLDDSVLLSNERIEAEERRKMVLKIVCPLPFPVVIVVAIAAFFGYKCGKARYAPARLHAQENEPASHVSTPKAM; from the exons ATGCTGAAAATGGCAGCTTTATTTGTTGTGGCTGTCCACATTCAAAGCGTCCAGCCTG TGATCCACACGCTGCAGCATAACAAATGGGTGTCGTCTCAAATTCCAAACTCCCCAGAATACTCGGGCGTCATTTACGTTGACGGCGTGCAGATCACTCACTACAACAGCAAGAGCAGGACATTTAGACCCAAACACGATTGGGTGAACAAGATCACAGACCAGGAGCCAAACTACTGGAGCAGCAAAACATACATTTGTATTGACAATCAGGAGGCTGCCAAAGTCGACTTTAAAATTGCTAATGAGAACTTCAACCAAGGCGGAC GCGTTCACACGTTCCAGATAATGTCGGGCTGCCAATGGAACAACGAGACCGACAAGGTTGACGGTTGGCAACGCTACGCTTACGACGGAAAAGACATTTCATCGTTAGACTTGAGTGAAGGGAGACGGCTCACGCTCAAGAAAGAAGCGCCCATCTCCAAAGAAAGTTGGGAACAAAGTTATGTTCAAAATGAAAAGATTTACTACATGGAAATTTGTCCGTACTACTTGAAGATGCATGTGAACAACGGGAAGGAATTCCTCATGAGAACAG TGCTTCCACGCCTGTCCCTGCTGCAGAAGACGCCGCGGTCGCCAGTTAGCTGCCACGCCACGGGTTTCTACCCCAAGGACGCCGTCTTGTTCTGGACGAAGGATGGCAAGCAAATCTCCGAGGGCGTGGTGAGGAAAAAGACCCTGCCCAACCACGACGGGACCTACCAGGCCATCGCCCACCTCAGAGCCAGGGACCCCAGTGCCCTATACGAGTGCGTCTTCAGGCTGGCCGGCGTCCCGGACAACATCAGCGTCCCGCTAGACGACAGCGTCCTCCTTAGCAACGAGCGCATCGAAG CGGAAGAAAGGAGGAAGATGGTGCTAAAAATCGTCTGCCCACTGCCTTTCCCTGTCGTGATCGTTGTCGCCATCGCCGCCTTCTTCGGCTACAAATGCGGAAAAG CTCGATATGCGCCAGCTC GCCTCCACGCCCAAGAGAACGAGCCCGCTTCCCATGtgagcacccccaaggccatgTAA